The Brachyhypopomus gauderio isolate BG-103 chromosome 7, BGAUD_0.2, whole genome shotgun sequence genome has a window encoding:
- the brd9 gene encoding bromodomain-containing protein 9 isoform X4: MGKKHKKYKPEWRTVDGDYEDKTPAKPLKLVLKVGGSEVTELSGSGHDSSYYDDRSDHERERHKDKKKKKKKKSEKDKHMDDEERRRRKEEKKKKREREQLENAANVPVEPFTLPKPVEVGVVVVEERKRKRDRDREKFEVEAEVDDFHPGVKMDLDTQTDRPVRACRTQQENECTPRQQLLEHFLRLLQRKDPHGFFAFPVTDAIAPGYSMIIKHPMDFSTMKEKITTNEYKTVTEFKADFKLMCDNAMVYNRPETVYYKAAKKLLHTGFKMMSKAAILGEEDVAGDEPLPEVAPVHIESAKKSKRQPVKEPMISDLYEPEGNACSLTDSTAEEHVLALVEHAADEARDRINRFMPNSKIGYLKKESDGSLLYTVVNPQDPETEEEETHPVDLSSLSNKLLPGLTPLGFKDDRRHKVTFLSSAYNTQTLQNNSIYPDLLPEEMEMLYSAYSDDTGVQCALSLQEFVKDCGSFTKRLVDDLLDKMTGGDHSKAVFQIRQKRNMLVDEAKSGLCDMQAADGGVMEGGSVLDFMGLKSYPDISLDLLNPLADKPVKKEPEHEEGHPHFDDTAKLLQEFQEAGVERVCSRPSSNISSLSNASDREQHHLGSPSQLGVGDQSEMVHDPYEFLQSPEPGSTANS; encoded by the exons ATggggaaaaaacacaaaaaatacaagccCGAGTGGAGAACAGTGGATGGGG aCTATGAGGACAAAACCCCAGCTAAGCCACTGAAGCTCGTGCTGAAGGTCGGTGGCAGTGAGGTCACTGAGCTGTCCGGCTCAGGACACGACTCAAGCTACTATGACGATCGCTCTGACCATGAGCGGGAACGTCACAAAgacaagaagaagaaaaagaagaaaaaatcaGAGAAAGACAAGCACATGGACgatgaagaaagaagaagaagaaag gaggagaaaaagaaaaaacgaGAGCGAGAACAGCTGGAAAATGCAGCCAACGTCCCGGTGGAGCCCTTCACTTTGCCCAAGCCTGTAGAG gtgggggtggtggtggtggaggagaggaagaggaagagggacagggacagggagaAGTTTGAGGTGGAGGCGGAGGTTGACGACTTCCACCCCGGCGTTAAGATGGACTTGGACACCCAGACGGATCGACCTGTTAGAGCCTGCCGCACTCAGCAAG AAAATGAATGCACGCCCCGGCAGCAGCTCCTCGAGCACTTCCTGCGCCTGCTTCAGAG AAAAGACCCTCACGGCTTCTTCGCCTTCCCCGTGACTGACGCCATTGCACCAGGCTACTCCATGATCATTAAGCACCCCATGGACTTCAGCACCATGAAGGAGAAGATCACAACAAATGAATACAAAACGGTCACAGAATTCAAG GCAGACTTCAAACTGATGTGTGATAATGCCATGGTGTACAACCGACCAGAGACTGTCTACTACAAAGCGGCAAAGAAACTTCTCCACACAGGCTTCAAAATGATGAGCAAA GCCGCCATTCTTGGCGAGGAGGACGTGGCCGGCGATGAGCCCCTGCCCGAGGTCGCCCCCGTCCACATCGAGTCGGCCAAAAAATCCAAAAGGCAGCCAGTCAAGGAACCCATGATCAG TGACCTCTATGAGCCGGAGGGAAACGCGTGCAGTTTGACCGACAGCACGGCGGAGGAGCACGTCTTGGCGCTGGTGGAGCACGCGGCCGACGAGGCACGCGACCGCATCAACCGCTTCATGCCAAACTCAAAG atAGGGTACCTTAAGAAAGAATCGGATGGCTCTCTGCTTTATACTGTAGTCAACCCACAAGACCCAGAGACAGAAG AGGAAGAGACCCATCCTGTAGATTTAAGCTCTTTGTCAAATAAGCTCTTACCTGGCCTCACTCCGTTGGGGTTTAAAGATGACCGGAGACACAAGG TAACGTTCTTGAGTAGCGCTTACAACACTCAGACACTCCAAAACAACTCCATCTACCCAGACCTGCTTccagaggagatggagatgctCTACTCTGCCTACAGCGATGACACAGGTGTTCAGTGTGCCCTCAG tctacAAGAGTTTGTAAAAGACTGTGGAAGTTTTACCAAAAGGCTGGTGGACGACCTCTTGGATAAAATGACGGGTGGGGATCATTCCAAAGCCGTCTTCCAAATCCGACAG AAAAGGAATATGCTAGTGGATGAAGCAAAGTCCGGCCTGTGTGATATGCAG GCCGCTGATGGAGGAGTAATGGAGGGTGGCTCTGTACTGGACTTCATGGGCCTAAAGAGCTACCCGGACATATCTCTGGACCTGCTCAACCCTCTGG CAGACAAGCCGGTGAAGAAGGAGCCGGAACACGAGGAGGGTCATCCGCACTTTGACGACACGGCCAAGCTGCTGCAGGAGTTCCAGGAGGCGGGGGTGGAGAGGGTCTGCTCCCGCCCGTCCTCCAACATCTCGTCTCTCTCCAACGCCTCCGACAGAGAGCAGCACCACTTGG GGAGCCCATCTCAGCTGGGTGTTGGAGACCAGTCGGAGATGGTTCACGACCCCTATGAGTTCCTGCAGTCTCCAGAACCTGGTTCAACAGCCAACAGCTGA
- the brd9 gene encoding bromodomain-containing protein 9 isoform X2 — protein sequence MGKKHKKYKPEWRTVDGDYEDKTPAKPLKLVLKVGGSEVTELSGSGHDSSYYDDRSDHERERHKDKKKKKKKKSEKDKHMDDEERRRRKEEKKKKREREQLENAANVPVEPFTLPKPVEVGVVVVEERKRKRDRDREKFEVEAEVDDFHPGVKMDLDTQTDRPVRACRTQQENECTPRQQLLEHFLRLLQRKDPHGFFAFPVTDAIAPGYSMIIKHPMDFSTMKEKITTNEYKTVTEFKADFKLMCDNAMVYNRPETVYYKAAKKLLHTGFKMMSKERLLDLKRSMSLMHDMDFSQQAAILGEEDVAGDEPLPEVAPVHIESAKKSKRQPVKEPMISDLYEPEGNACSLTDSTAEEHVLALVEHAADEARDRINRFMPNSKIGYLKKESDGSLLYTVVNPQDPETEEEETHPVDLSSLSNKLLPGLTPLGFKDDRRHKVTFLSSAYNTQTLQNNSIYPDLLPEEMEMLYSAYSDDTGVQCALSLQEFVKDCGSFTKRLVDDLLDKMTGGDHSKAVFQIRQKRNMLVDEAKSGLCDMQAADGGVMEGGSVLDFMGLKSYPDISLDLLNPLDKPVKKEPEHEEGHPHFDDTAKLLQEFQEAGVERVCSRPSSNISSLSNASDREQHHLGSPSQLGVGDQSEMVHDPYEFLQSPEPGSTANS from the exons ATggggaaaaaacacaaaaaatacaagccCGAGTGGAGAACAGTGGATGGGG aCTATGAGGACAAAACCCCAGCTAAGCCACTGAAGCTCGTGCTGAAGGTCGGTGGCAGTGAGGTCACTGAGCTGTCCGGCTCAGGACACGACTCAAGCTACTATGACGATCGCTCTGACCATGAGCGGGAACGTCACAAAgacaagaagaagaaaaagaagaaaaaatcaGAGAAAGACAAGCACATGGACgatgaagaaagaagaagaagaaag gaggagaaaaagaaaaaacgaGAGCGAGAACAGCTGGAAAATGCAGCCAACGTCCCGGTGGAGCCCTTCACTTTGCCCAAGCCTGTAGAG gtgggggtggtggtggtggaggagaggaagaggaagagggacagggacagggagaAGTTTGAGGTGGAGGCGGAGGTTGACGACTTCCACCCCGGCGTTAAGATGGACTTGGACACCCAGACGGATCGACCTGTTAGAGCCTGCCGCACTCAGCAAG AAAATGAATGCACGCCCCGGCAGCAGCTCCTCGAGCACTTCCTGCGCCTGCTTCAGAG AAAAGACCCTCACGGCTTCTTCGCCTTCCCCGTGACTGACGCCATTGCACCAGGCTACTCCATGATCATTAAGCACCCCATGGACTTCAGCACCATGAAGGAGAAGATCACAACAAATGAATACAAAACGGTCACAGAATTCAAG GCAGACTTCAAACTGATGTGTGATAATGCCATGGTGTACAACCGACCAGAGACTGTCTACTACAAAGCGGCAAAGAAACTTCTCCACACAGGCTTCAAAATGATGAGCAAA GAGAGGCTCTTAGATCTGAAGCGCAGCATGTCTTTGATGCACGACATGGATTTCTCTCAGCAGGCCGCCATTCTTGGCGAGGAGGACGTGGCCGGCGATGAGCCCCTGCCCGAGGTCGCCCCCGTCCACATCGAGTCGGCCAAAAAATCCAAAAGGCAGCCAGTCAAGGAACCCATGATCAG TGACCTCTATGAGCCGGAGGGAAACGCGTGCAGTTTGACCGACAGCACGGCGGAGGAGCACGTCTTGGCGCTGGTGGAGCACGCGGCCGACGAGGCACGCGACCGCATCAACCGCTTCATGCCAAACTCAAAG atAGGGTACCTTAAGAAAGAATCGGATGGCTCTCTGCTTTATACTGTAGTCAACCCACAAGACCCAGAGACAGAAG AGGAAGAGACCCATCCTGTAGATTTAAGCTCTTTGTCAAATAAGCTCTTACCTGGCCTCACTCCGTTGGGGTTTAAAGATGACCGGAGACACAAGG TAACGTTCTTGAGTAGCGCTTACAACACTCAGACACTCCAAAACAACTCCATCTACCCAGACCTGCTTccagaggagatggagatgctCTACTCTGCCTACAGCGATGACACAGGTGTTCAGTGTGCCCTCAG tctacAAGAGTTTGTAAAAGACTGTGGAAGTTTTACCAAAAGGCTGGTGGACGACCTCTTGGATAAAATGACGGGTGGGGATCATTCCAAAGCCGTCTTCCAAATCCGACAG AAAAGGAATATGCTAGTGGATGAAGCAAAGTCCGGCCTGTGTGATATGCAG GCCGCTGATGGAGGAGTAATGGAGGGTGGCTCTGTACTGGACTTCATGGGCCTAAAGAGCTACCCGGACATATCTCTGGACCTGCTCAACCCTCTGG ACAAGCCGGTGAAGAAGGAGCCGGAACACGAGGAGGGTCATCCGCACTTTGACGACACGGCCAAGCTGCTGCAGGAGTTCCAGGAGGCGGGGGTGGAGAGGGTCTGCTCCCGCCCGTCCTCCAACATCTCGTCTCTCTCCAACGCCTCCGACAGAGAGCAGCACCACTTGG GGAGCCCATCTCAGCTGGGTGTTGGAGACCAGTCGGAGATGGTTCACGACCCCTATGAGTTCCTGCAGTCTCCAGAACCTGGTTCAACAGCCAACAGCTGA
- the brd9 gene encoding bromodomain-containing protein 9 isoform X3 has product MGKKHKKYKPEWRTVDGDYEDKTPAKPLKLVLKVGGSEVTELSGSGHDSSYYDDRSDHERERHKDKKKKKKKKSEKDKHMDDEERRRRKEEKKKKREREQLENAANVPVEPFTLPKPVEVGVVVVEERKRKRDRDREKFEVEAEVDDFHPGVKMDLDTQTDRPVRACRTQQENECTPRQQLLEHFLRLLQRKDPHGFFAFPVTDAIAPGYSMIIKHPMDFSTMKEKITTNEYKTVTEFKADFKLMCDNAMVYNRPETVYYKAAKKLLHTGFKMMSKQAAILGEEDVAGDEPLPEVAPVHIESAKKSKRQPVKEPMISDLYEPEGNACSLTDSTAEEHVLALVEHAADEARDRINRFMPNSKIGYLKKESDGSLLYTVVNPQDPETEEEETHPVDLSSLSNKLLPGLTPLGFKDDRRHKVTFLSSAYNTQTLQNNSIYPDLLPEEMEMLYSAYSDDTGVQCALSLQEFVKDCGSFTKRLVDDLLDKMTGGDHSKAVFQIRQKRNMLVDEAKSGLCDMQAADGGVMEGGSVLDFMGLKSYPDISLDLLNPLADKPVKKEPEHEEGHPHFDDTAKLLQEFQEAGVERVCSRPSSNISSLSNASDREQHHLGSPSQLGVGDQSEMVHDPYEFLQSPEPGSTANS; this is encoded by the exons ATggggaaaaaacacaaaaaatacaagccCGAGTGGAGAACAGTGGATGGGG aCTATGAGGACAAAACCCCAGCTAAGCCACTGAAGCTCGTGCTGAAGGTCGGTGGCAGTGAGGTCACTGAGCTGTCCGGCTCAGGACACGACTCAAGCTACTATGACGATCGCTCTGACCATGAGCGGGAACGTCACAAAgacaagaagaagaaaaagaagaaaaaatcaGAGAAAGACAAGCACATGGACgatgaagaaagaagaagaagaaag gaggagaaaaagaaaaaacgaGAGCGAGAACAGCTGGAAAATGCAGCCAACGTCCCGGTGGAGCCCTTCACTTTGCCCAAGCCTGTAGAG gtgggggtggtggtggtggaggagaggaagaggaagagggacagggacagggagaAGTTTGAGGTGGAGGCGGAGGTTGACGACTTCCACCCCGGCGTTAAGATGGACTTGGACACCCAGACGGATCGACCTGTTAGAGCCTGCCGCACTCAGCAAG AAAATGAATGCACGCCCCGGCAGCAGCTCCTCGAGCACTTCCTGCGCCTGCTTCAGAG AAAAGACCCTCACGGCTTCTTCGCCTTCCCCGTGACTGACGCCATTGCACCAGGCTACTCCATGATCATTAAGCACCCCATGGACTTCAGCACCATGAAGGAGAAGATCACAACAAATGAATACAAAACGGTCACAGAATTCAAG GCAGACTTCAAACTGATGTGTGATAATGCCATGGTGTACAACCGACCAGAGACTGTCTACTACAAAGCGGCAAAGAAACTTCTCCACACAGGCTTCAAAATGATGAGCAAA CAGGCCGCCATTCTTGGCGAGGAGGACGTGGCCGGCGATGAGCCCCTGCCCGAGGTCGCCCCCGTCCACATCGAGTCGGCCAAAAAATCCAAAAGGCAGCCAGTCAAGGAACCCATGATCAG TGACCTCTATGAGCCGGAGGGAAACGCGTGCAGTTTGACCGACAGCACGGCGGAGGAGCACGTCTTGGCGCTGGTGGAGCACGCGGCCGACGAGGCACGCGACCGCATCAACCGCTTCATGCCAAACTCAAAG atAGGGTACCTTAAGAAAGAATCGGATGGCTCTCTGCTTTATACTGTAGTCAACCCACAAGACCCAGAGACAGAAG AGGAAGAGACCCATCCTGTAGATTTAAGCTCTTTGTCAAATAAGCTCTTACCTGGCCTCACTCCGTTGGGGTTTAAAGATGACCGGAGACACAAGG TAACGTTCTTGAGTAGCGCTTACAACACTCAGACACTCCAAAACAACTCCATCTACCCAGACCTGCTTccagaggagatggagatgctCTACTCTGCCTACAGCGATGACACAGGTGTTCAGTGTGCCCTCAG tctacAAGAGTTTGTAAAAGACTGTGGAAGTTTTACCAAAAGGCTGGTGGACGACCTCTTGGATAAAATGACGGGTGGGGATCATTCCAAAGCCGTCTTCCAAATCCGACAG AAAAGGAATATGCTAGTGGATGAAGCAAAGTCCGGCCTGTGTGATATGCAG GCCGCTGATGGAGGAGTAATGGAGGGTGGCTCTGTACTGGACTTCATGGGCCTAAAGAGCTACCCGGACATATCTCTGGACCTGCTCAACCCTCTGG CAGACAAGCCGGTGAAGAAGGAGCCGGAACACGAGGAGGGTCATCCGCACTTTGACGACACGGCCAAGCTGCTGCAGGAGTTCCAGGAGGCGGGGGTGGAGAGGGTCTGCTCCCGCCCGTCCTCCAACATCTCGTCTCTCTCCAACGCCTCCGACAGAGAGCAGCACCACTTGG GGAGCCCATCTCAGCTGGGTGTTGGAGACCAGTCGGAGATGGTTCACGACCCCTATGAGTTCCTGCAGTCTCCAGAACCTGGTTCAACAGCCAACAGCTGA
- the brd9 gene encoding bromodomain-containing protein 9 isoform X1, with protein MGKKHKKYKPEWRTVDGDYEDKTPAKPLKLVLKVGGSEVTELSGSGHDSSYYDDRSDHERERHKDKKKKKKKKSEKDKHMDDEERRRRKEEKKKKREREQLENAANVPVEPFTLPKPVEVGVVVVEERKRKRDRDREKFEVEAEVDDFHPGVKMDLDTQTDRPVRACRTQQENECTPRQQLLEHFLRLLQRKDPHGFFAFPVTDAIAPGYSMIIKHPMDFSTMKEKITTNEYKTVTEFKADFKLMCDNAMVYNRPETVYYKAAKKLLHTGFKMMSKERLLDLKRSMSLMHDMDFSQQAAILGEEDVAGDEPLPEVAPVHIESAKKSKRQPVKEPMISDLYEPEGNACSLTDSTAEEHVLALVEHAADEARDRINRFMPNSKIGYLKKESDGSLLYTVVNPQDPETEEEETHPVDLSSLSNKLLPGLTPLGFKDDRRHKVTFLSSAYNTQTLQNNSIYPDLLPEEMEMLYSAYSDDTGVQCALSLQEFVKDCGSFTKRLVDDLLDKMTGGDHSKAVFQIRQKRNMLVDEAKSGLCDMQAADGGVMEGGSVLDFMGLKSYPDISLDLLNPLADKPVKKEPEHEEGHPHFDDTAKLLQEFQEAGVERVCSRPSSNISSLSNASDREQHHLGSPSQLGVGDQSEMVHDPYEFLQSPEPGSTANS; from the exons ATggggaaaaaacacaaaaaatacaagccCGAGTGGAGAACAGTGGATGGGG aCTATGAGGACAAAACCCCAGCTAAGCCACTGAAGCTCGTGCTGAAGGTCGGTGGCAGTGAGGTCACTGAGCTGTCCGGCTCAGGACACGACTCAAGCTACTATGACGATCGCTCTGACCATGAGCGGGAACGTCACAAAgacaagaagaagaaaaagaagaaaaaatcaGAGAAAGACAAGCACATGGACgatgaagaaagaagaagaagaaag gaggagaaaaagaaaaaacgaGAGCGAGAACAGCTGGAAAATGCAGCCAACGTCCCGGTGGAGCCCTTCACTTTGCCCAAGCCTGTAGAG gtgggggtggtggtggtggaggagaggaagaggaagagggacagggacagggagaAGTTTGAGGTGGAGGCGGAGGTTGACGACTTCCACCCCGGCGTTAAGATGGACTTGGACACCCAGACGGATCGACCTGTTAGAGCCTGCCGCACTCAGCAAG AAAATGAATGCACGCCCCGGCAGCAGCTCCTCGAGCACTTCCTGCGCCTGCTTCAGAG AAAAGACCCTCACGGCTTCTTCGCCTTCCCCGTGACTGACGCCATTGCACCAGGCTACTCCATGATCATTAAGCACCCCATGGACTTCAGCACCATGAAGGAGAAGATCACAACAAATGAATACAAAACGGTCACAGAATTCAAG GCAGACTTCAAACTGATGTGTGATAATGCCATGGTGTACAACCGACCAGAGACTGTCTACTACAAAGCGGCAAAGAAACTTCTCCACACAGGCTTCAAAATGATGAGCAAA GAGAGGCTCTTAGATCTGAAGCGCAGCATGTCTTTGATGCACGACATGGATTTCTCTCAGCAGGCCGCCATTCTTGGCGAGGAGGACGTGGCCGGCGATGAGCCCCTGCCCGAGGTCGCCCCCGTCCACATCGAGTCGGCCAAAAAATCCAAAAGGCAGCCAGTCAAGGAACCCATGATCAG TGACCTCTATGAGCCGGAGGGAAACGCGTGCAGTTTGACCGACAGCACGGCGGAGGAGCACGTCTTGGCGCTGGTGGAGCACGCGGCCGACGAGGCACGCGACCGCATCAACCGCTTCATGCCAAACTCAAAG atAGGGTACCTTAAGAAAGAATCGGATGGCTCTCTGCTTTATACTGTAGTCAACCCACAAGACCCAGAGACAGAAG AGGAAGAGACCCATCCTGTAGATTTAAGCTCTTTGTCAAATAAGCTCTTACCTGGCCTCACTCCGTTGGGGTTTAAAGATGACCGGAGACACAAGG TAACGTTCTTGAGTAGCGCTTACAACACTCAGACACTCCAAAACAACTCCATCTACCCAGACCTGCTTccagaggagatggagatgctCTACTCTGCCTACAGCGATGACACAGGTGTTCAGTGTGCCCTCAG tctacAAGAGTTTGTAAAAGACTGTGGAAGTTTTACCAAAAGGCTGGTGGACGACCTCTTGGATAAAATGACGGGTGGGGATCATTCCAAAGCCGTCTTCCAAATCCGACAG AAAAGGAATATGCTAGTGGATGAAGCAAAGTCCGGCCTGTGTGATATGCAG GCCGCTGATGGAGGAGTAATGGAGGGTGGCTCTGTACTGGACTTCATGGGCCTAAAGAGCTACCCGGACATATCTCTGGACCTGCTCAACCCTCTGG CAGACAAGCCGGTGAAGAAGGAGCCGGAACACGAGGAGGGTCATCCGCACTTTGACGACACGGCCAAGCTGCTGCAGGAGTTCCAGGAGGCGGGGGTGGAGAGGGTCTGCTCCCGCCCGTCCTCCAACATCTCGTCTCTCTCCAACGCCTCCGACAGAGAGCAGCACCACTTGG GGAGCCCATCTCAGCTGGGTGTTGGAGACCAGTCGGAGATGGTTCACGACCCCTATGAGTTCCTGCAGTCTCCAGAACCTGGTTCAACAGCCAACAGCTGA